The following proteins come from a genomic window of Candidatus Methylomirabilota bacterium:
- the radC gene encoding DNA repair protein RadC, translating into MRTIKDLPEHSRPREKLREKGASALTDEELVAAILGMGTAGVDVRTIARQVANLIREHKVGLTLDHLRAVPGMGLAKAGQILSAFELARRHLLKDTVKIIVAQDVLPLVADIAGKQQEYFICISLNGANEVIEKRVVTIGLLDKSPVHPREVFADVIADRAAAVIFAHNHPSGELQPSEADLRMHEQLTEAGKILGLRVLDHLIVTRKGYFSFQEAGLI; encoded by the coding sequence ATGAGAACCATCAAGGACCTGCCGGAACATAGCCGCCCACGCGAGAAACTGCGGGAGAAAGGCGCGTCCGCCCTTACCGACGAGGAGCTTGTCGCGGCAATTCTTGGCATGGGAACGGCGGGCGTCGACGTGCGTACCATTGCCCGGCAGGTGGCCAATCTCATCCGCGAGCACAAGGTCGGATTGACGCTCGATCACTTGCGGGCTGTTCCCGGCATGGGACTCGCCAAGGCCGGTCAAATCCTGTCGGCATTTGAACTCGCCCGCCGTCACTTACTCAAGGATACGGTCAAGATCATCGTCGCCCAGGATGTTCTGCCATTGGTGGCCGACATTGCCGGGAAACAGCAAGAGTATTTCATCTGCATTTCACTCAACGGCGCAAACGAGGTTATCGAAAAGCGCGTGGTCACGATCGGCCTTCTCGACAAAAGCCCGGTCCATCCCCGAGAAGTGTTCGCGGATGTCATTGCCGACCGCGCGGCAGCCGTCATCTTTGCGCACAACCACCCATCCGGCGAACTTCAACCGAGCGAGGCGGATCTTCGCATGCACGAGCAGTTGACCGAGGCCGGGAAGATTCTCGGACTTCGTGTCCTGGATCACCTGATAGTAACGCGGAAAGGCTACTTCAGCTTTCAGGAAGCCGGTTTGATTTGA